In Triticum aestivum cultivar Chinese Spring chromosome 5B, IWGSC CS RefSeq v2.1, whole genome shotgun sequence, the following proteins share a genomic window:
- the LOC123111212 gene encoding protein TRAUCO, whose translation MADTALPSPAMLPPSDSDLLLPPSDSDLLLPPTDAPTPEAAARTPNLPDTPASAADPETPFSDAATASDADVSAVAPLYAAAVDDADDDGINDPSGAARKHMTLAPPAPPTKKSKKKGGNCVWTRPNSRKGKKKAKPPGHAVAGGAGASGGGRPRPSCGEDEFLLTPAPRLAAERNDDGPELPVLLSRVYKSEKIEVSEDRLTAGSTKGYRMIRATRGIASGAWYFEVKVMHLGSSGATRLGWATNKADIQTPVGCDSFGFSYRSVDGSKVYKAWRDKYADEGYGEGDVLGFYISLPQGELYEPKQPDLVKYKGMPFHAQGLKDEKKAPDPVPGSEIVYFKNGVCQGTAFEDIPGGRYYPAASMYSLPDEPNCEVRFNFGPDFTFFPEDFAGRPVPRPMSEVPYQAYELMSEGPAENGNAEKAG comes from the exons ATGGCGGACACCGCCCTTCCCTCGCCCGCGATGCTGCCGCCCTCCGATTCCGACCTGCTCCTGCCGCCGTCCGATTCCGACCTGCTCCTGCCGCCCACCGACGCCCCGAcccccgaagccgccgccaggaCCCCCAACCTCCCCGACACCCCCGCCTCCGCCGCGGATCCCGAGACCCCCTTCTCCGACGCCGCCACCGCCTCCGACGCCGACGTTTCCGCCGTCGCCCCGCTCTACGCGGCGGCCGTGGATGACGCCGACGACGACGGGATCAACGACCCCTCGGGCGCCGCCAGGAAGCACATGACCCTCGCGCCCCCGGCCCCGCCGAccaagaagtccaagaagaagggcggcaactGCGTCTGGACCAGGCCCAACTcccgcaaggggaagaagaaggccaagccGCCCGGCCACGCCGTCGCCGGCGGCGCCGGCGCCAGCGGAGGCGGTCGCCCCAGGCCCTCCTGTGGCGAGGACGAGTTCCTCCTCACCCCGGCACCCCGCCTCGCGGCCGAACGCAACGACGACGGCCCCGAACTACCTGTGCTCCTCTCGCGTGTCTACAAGTCCGAGAAGATCGAGGTCTCGGAGGATCGCCTAACCGCAGGCAGCACCAAGGGCTACCGCATGATACGCGCCACCCGTGGCATTGCATCCGGTGCTTGGTATTTTGAGGTCAAGGTGATGCACCTTGGTAGCTCCGGCGCCACCCGTCTCGGCTGGGCCACCAACAAGGCTGACATCCAGACACCTGTGGGTTGCGACAGCTTTGGTTTCAGTTACCGCAGCGTCGATGGCTCCAAGGTGTACAAGGCCTGGAGGGACAAGTATGCCGATGAAGGATATGGTGAAGGAGATGTCCTGGGCTTCTACATTTCTCTGCCTCAGGGCGAGCTGTATGAGCCCAAACAACCTGACCTGGTTAAGTACAAGGGGATGCCTTTCCATGCACAAGGTCTCAAGGATGAGAAAAAGGCGCCGGATCCAGTTCCTG GAAGTGAGATAGTTTACTTCAAGAACGGGGTATGCCAAGGCACGGCCTTTGAGGATATTCCTGGAGGGCGCTACTACCCAGCTGCATCAATGTACTCACTGCCTGATGAGCCAAATTGTGAGGTCAGGTTCAACTTTGGGCCTGATTTCACGTTCTTCCCTGAAGACTTCGCAGGCCGTCCTGTTCCTCGGCCAATGAGCGAGGTACCTTACCAGGCATATGAGCTGATGAGTGAGGGACCTGCTGAAAATGGTAATGCTGAAAAGGCTGGTTAG